One stretch of Arachis duranensis cultivar V14167 chromosome 1, aradu.V14167.gnm2.J7QH, whole genome shotgun sequence DNA includes these proteins:
- the LOC107485481 gene encoding uncharacterized protein LOC107485481, protein MEERDLLECCGSIKFASEMASASPFSSLQHALDVASNTWCNKINVHSWLIALNAHTNICEKSPFSHAFYTNTPMDSITEEIYALSVQYLQKHGFPYFTISSEWDADVILMDLKTSVKTKPSCEFEWARRKQLIIIKQYIARFFQKKGYIRSTTESPETQAAVKDFDLNKKPFWKDNLDPIAREKARQFCEIWYPGEYYV, encoded by the exons ATGGAAGAGCGCGATTTGCTTGAATGCTGTGGAAGCATCAAGTTTGCATCGGAGATGGCTTCTGCTTCTCCATTCTCCTCGTTGCAACACGCACTCGATGTGGCCTCCAATACTTGGTGTAACAAGATTAATGTGCATTCTTGGCTGATAGCACTCAATGCTCACACCAATATCTGTGAAAAGTCGCCCTTCTCACATGCATTCTACACTAATACCCCAATGGATTCTATTACAGAG GAGATATATGCACTTAGCGTGCAGTATCTGCAAAAGCATGGATTTCcatattttactatttcttctGAATGGGATGCAGATGTTATACTAATGGATCTAAAg ACAAGCGTTAAAACCAAGCCATCATGCGAGTTTGAGTGGGCACGTCGAAAACAATTAATCATCATTAAACAATACATTGCAAGgttttttcaaaagaaaggaTATATTCGCTCTACAACTGAATCACCAGAGACCCAGGCTGCGGTAAAAGATTTTGATCTCAACAAAAAACCATTTTGGAAGGATAATTTGGATCCTATTGCTCGTGAAAAGGCTAGACAATTTTGTGAAATTTGGTATCCAGGAGAATATTATGTCTAG
- the LOC127747766 gene encoding glycine-rich protein DOT1-like — protein sequence MAGDKDRGRSRRQGRGHVGQAGRGGHRYKARDRERCKHDDDDSVDEDGDGGDDDGDDRGHRGGDEGWMGVGLGGGKHGGSGRGSLRGDWYGFGVGDDTGKGGGGNGGRGFKDVHDS from the coding sequence ATGGCGGGAGATAAGGATAGAGGTCGAAGTCGTAGACAAGGTAGGGGTCATGTTGGACAGGCAGGGAGGGGTGGTCATCGATATAAAGCTAGAGATAGAGAGAGATGCaagcatgatgatgatgacagtGTTGACGAAGATGGTGATGGTGGGGATGATGATGGGGATGATAGAGGGCATCGTGGCGGAGATGAGGGTTGGATGGGGGTTGGACTTGGAGGAGGTAAGCATGGTGGCAGTGGTAGAGGATCACTTCGTGGAGACTGGTATGGTTTTGGTGTAGGTGATGATACCGGCAAGGGTGGCGGTGGAAATGGTGGAAGGGGATTCAAGGATGTACATGACAGCTAG